In Bradyrhizobium guangdongense, the sequence CGCGCGTTCGGTGATCGCGCTGGCCGCGATGCTGGCGCACGAGATCAAGAATCCGCTCTCGGGCATCCGCGGCGCGGCGCAATTGCTGGAGCAGCAGGCGTCATCCGAAGACCGCATGCTGACCCGCCTGATCTGCGACGAAGCCGACCGCATCGTGACGCTGGTCGACCGCATGGAGGTGTTCGGCGACGAACGCCCGGTAGTGCGCGGCCCCGTCAACATCCACTCCGTCCTCGACCACGTGAAGAGGCTGGCGCAGTCCGGCTTTGCCCGCAACATCCGCTTCATCGAAGACTACGATCCGTCGCTGCCGCCGGTGCTGGCAAACCAGGATCAGTTGATCCAGGTGTTCCTCAATCTGGTGAAGAACGCCGCCGAAGCGCTGATCGACGTTCCCGACGCCGAGATCCAGCTCACCACCGCATTCCGCCCCGGCGTGCGCCTGTCAGTCCCCGGTCAAAAATCCCGGGTATCCCTGCCGCTCGAATTCTGCGTGAGGGACAATGGACCAGGCGTGCCGGACGATCTTCTGCCCAACCTGTTCGATCCGTTCGTGACCACGAAGCAGACCGGCTCTGGCCTAGGTCTTGCTCTGGTCGCCAAGATCGTCGGCGATCACGGGGGCATCATCGAATGCGAGTCTCAGCCGCGCAAGACCACCTTTCGCGTGCTGATGCCGATGTACTCCACATCGGCCAGGACCGCCGATCACAGCAGTCGCGACGGCTCTGCCGGGAAGTCGTCGTCTGCATCACAGGGGGCAAAATGAGGATTAACGATGCCCGCAGGTAGCATTCTCGTAGCTGATGACGACACCGCCATCCGCACGGTTCTCAACCAGGCACTTTCCCGGGCCGGGTACGAAGTCAGGCTGACCGGCAATGCCGCGACGCTGTGGCGCTGGGTCAGCCAGGGGGAGGGCGATCTCGTCATCACCGACGTGGTGATGCCGGACGAAAACGCCTTCGACCTGCTGCCGCGGATCAAGAAGATGCGGCCGAACTTGCCCGTCATCGTCATGAGCGCGCAAAACACCTTCATGACGGCGATCCGTGCCTCCGAGCGCGGGGCCTATGAATATCTGCCGAAGCCCTTCGACCTGAAGGAGCTGATCGCCATCGTCGGTCGCGCGCTCGCCGAGCCGAAGGAGCGGGTCGCGACGCCGGACGAGGACGCCGAGATGGAGGCGATCCCGCTGGTTGGCCGCTCGCCGGCGATGCAGGAAATCTACCGCGTGCTGGCCCGCCTGATGCAGACCGACCTCACCGTGATGATCACGGGCGAGTCCGGCACCGGCAAGGAGCTGGTGGCGCGCGCGTTGCACGATTACGGCAAGCGCCGCAACGGCCCATTCGTCGCGGTCAACATGGCGGCGATCCCGCGCGACCTCATCGAGTCCGAATTGTTCGGCCATGAGCGCGGCGCCTTCACCGGCGCCAACACCCGCGCCTCCGGCCGGTTCGAGCAGGCCGAGGGCGGCACGCTGTTCCTCGACGAGATCGGCGACATGCCGATGGAGGCGCAGACCCGTCTGCTGCGCGTCTTGCAGCAGGGCGAATACACCACCGTCGGTGGCCGCACCCCGATCAAGACCGATGTGCGCATCGTCGCGGCCTCGAACAAGGATCTGCGCGTCCTGATCCAGCAGGGCCTGTTCCGCGAAGATCTGTTCTTCCGCCTCAACGTCGTGCCGCTGCGCCTGCCTCCCTTGCGCGAGCGCATCGAGGATTTGCCGGATCTCATCCGTCACTTCTTCGCGCTCGCCGAGAAGGACGGATTGCCGCCGAAGAAGCTCGATGCGCTGGCGCTGGAGCGGCTGAAGCAGCATCGCTGGCCCGGCAACGTGCGCGAGCTGGAAAATCTCGCGCGCCGTCTCGCCGCGCTCTATCCGCAGGACGTGATCACGGCCTCCGTCATCGACGGCGAGCTGGCGCCGCCCTCGGTCAGTCCGGGTGCTGCGGTTCAGCAGGGCGTCGACAATCTCGGGGGCGCGGTGGAGGCCTATCTCTCATCGCACTTCCAGGGCTTCCCGAATGGCGTGCCGCCGCCGGGCCTCTATCACCGCATCCTCAAGGAGATCGAGGTGCCGCTGCTCACGGCCGCACTCGCCGCCACCCGCGGCAACCAGATCCGCGCCGCCGACCTGCTCGGCCTCAACCGCAACACGCTGCGGAAGAAGATCCGGGATCTCGATATCCAGGTGTACAGGAGCGGGGGCTAGTCCTCGCGACACATGCCAGACGCGCTTCGCGCGGAAGGTGGCTCAGCTCCCCTACCAAAGCGGAGCTGAGCCTGTCCGGATCGCGCTGGCCGTTGCGGCTGACGCGGTGAGCAGAAGTCCTGATCGGGCTGAAACGTTCCGCGGGAACATACAAATTGTGCCGGCGGTCGCAGGCCGCCAACCGTCGCGCCTACCTGATCAGGCGCGCCGCGACCGGCTGAATATTGGCCATCTGCGCCGTCTCCTCCTGCCTGCTCGGGCCGTTGACCAGAAGGTCGGAGGCGACGATCAGCAGGAGCACGGCCGACACCATTACTGCGAGAAAGATCCTGTCCATGCCGGATCAAGCCGGAATGGCCGGATTCCGTTCCCGCGCAGCGGGAATTGAACTGCTATCCCTGTGGATGCGCTGCTCGGCCGCGGGATAGACGCCGCGGAATTGTCGCAATTCGGCAACAATGTGGTACGAATACATCAGTATCCGCCCCGCGGATCCGTTTTCAGCACCCCATTGCCGGAATGACCAGCGCAGATACCTCGGCCGCAGCCTTTGACACGGCCCCAGAAGAGCCCCGGCGCTGGTCGGTGCGACGCTGGTTGGGCCCGTTTGCCGTTGCTCTGGCGCTGCTGTCGGCACTTCTGACCTTCCTGGTCCTGACCGGCCTGACCCGAATCGAGCCGACCCCGGAGGTCGTCAGCTCGTTCCTGGCGATCAACGCCGGCACCGTCCTGCTCCTGATCGGGATCATCGTCCGCGAGGTCTGGCAGATGATCCAGGCCCGCCGGCGGGGACGGGCAGCGGCGCGGCTGCACGTGCAGATCGTCGGTCTGTTCTCGATCGTTGCCGTGCTGCCGGCGGTGCTGGTGGCCGTCGTCGCCAATGTCACGATCGAGCGCGGCCTCGACCGCCTGTTCTCGGGACCGACCAAGGAGGTGATCCAGAATTCGCTGATCATCGCGCGCGCCTATGTGCAGGAGCACGCGCAGGTCATTCGCGGCGACATCCTCGGCATGGCCAACGACGTCTCGCGCGCCCCGCTGTTGTTTGATCAGGACCGGCAGTCGTTCCTGCAGCTTTTGACCTCGAGCGCGGCGGCACGCAATCTCCCGGGCGCGATGCTGATGGGCAAGGACGCCAATCCGATCCTGTCGGCAGAGACCGGGGGCGTCCCGCTCGCCTTCGCGCCACCTGCGCCGGAGTTTCTTCAGAACGTCAACGAGAACGAGCCCGAGATCGCGGTCTTGCCCGACCAAAACCTTGTCGCTGCCGTGATCCGGCTCAGGGGCTTCACCAATACGTTCCTCTACGTCGCCCGCCCGCTTGATCCAAGGGTCGTGGCCCAGCTGAGGCAGACCGAGCTGAGCGTCGCCGAATACGCCCAGATCGAATCGCGCAAGCTCGGCATCCAGGTCGCGTTCGCGCTGATGTTCGCGGTGATCGCGCTGACCATTTTGATGGCCTCGGTGCTGATCGGGCTCAACTTCGCCAACTCCCTGGTGGCGCCGATCAGGCGTTTGATGAACGCGGCCAACACCGTCTCGACCGGTGATCTGCACGTCCAGGTGCCGGTGCACAAATCGGAAGGCGATCTCGCCCAGCTGGGCGAGACCTTCAACAAGATGACGCAGGAGTTGCGCAGCCAGCGCGACGAGCTCGTCAATGCCAGCGATCTCATCGACAGCCGCCGCCGCTTCATCGAGGCCGTGCTGTCGTCGGCAAGCGCCGGCATCATCGGTGTCGACAGCTCGGGCAGCGTCGGCATCCTCAACCGTTCCGCCGAGAAGCTGATCGGACATTCCGAGGCCGAGACGCTCGGCCATCCGCTTTCCGACGTGCTGCCCGAACTCGACGAGATGATGAAGACGTCGCGGGAAGGCACCCAGCGCCTGGTGCAGGGCCAGATCACCATCACCCGCGACGGCACCGAGCGTAACCTGTCGGTGCGTGTCAGCGCCGAGAAGAACCAGCCGCACGACAGCTACATCATCACGCTCGACGACATCACCGAGCTGGTCTCGGCGCAGCGCACCTCGGCCTGGGGCGACGTCGCCCGCCGCATCGCCCACGAGATCAAGAACCCGCTGACACCGATCCAGCTCTCGGCCGAGCGCATCCGCCGCAAGTTCGGCAAGGACATCACCGAGGCCAAGGACAAGCAGATCTTCGACCAGTGCACCGACACCATCGTGCGCCAGGTCGACGACATCAGGCGCATGGTCGACGAGTTCTCGCGCTTTGCGCGGATGCCAAAACCCGTGATGGAGGGCGAGGACGTCGCCGACACCGTGCGGCAGGCGGTGTTCCTGATGAAGGTCGCCCATCCCGAGCTCGATATCGAAGCCGAGTTCAGGGAGGACCCGCTGCGCGCCCAGTTCGACCGGCGGCTGATCTCTCAGGCAGTTACCAACATCGTCAAGAACGCCACCGAAGCGATCGAGCAGGTCCCGCCGGAAGAACTCGGCAAAGGCCGCATCGATGTCGTGGTGTCGCGCGAGGGCGAGGACGTGCTGATCGACGTCATCGACAACGGCATCGGCCTGCCTAAGGTCGCGCGCTCGCGGCTGCTCGAGCCCTATGTGACGACGCGCGCCAAGGGCACCGGCCTCGGCCTTGCGATCGTCGGCCGCGTGCTGGAAGACCACGGCGGCCGCATCGAGCTGAAGGACGCCTCCGACTTCCGCGAAGGCCAGCGCGGCGCCTGGATGCGGATGCGCTTTGCGATCTCCGGTCAGGCCAAGAAGGCCGACGGAGCCGGGCAGGGACCAGTCGTCACGGCGCAGGAAACAAAAGAGCCGGCGGCCGAAACCAAAGAGCCGGCTGAACAGACCAATGATTCACCGAAAATCGAAGCCTCAACAGGCAGCTGACAAGACAGGCGCGACCCATGGCAAGTGAAATTCTGATTGTCGATGATGAGGCCGATATTCGGGATCTCGTTGCGGGCATCCTCGAAGACGAGGGTTTTGTCACCAGGACCGCACGCGACAGCGATTCCGCGTTGGCCGAAATCGCCAACCGCCGGCCGCACCTGGTGTTCCTCGACATCTGGCTGCAGGGATCCAAGCTCGACGGCTTGCAGCTCCTGGAGCAGGTCAAGAAGGATAATGCCGATCTGCCTGTCGTGATGATCTCCGGCCACGGCAACATCGAGACCGCGGTCGCCGCGATCAAGCGCGGCGCCTACGACTTCATCGAGAAGCCGTTCAAGGCCGACCGGCTGATCCTGGTCGCGACCAGGGCGCTGGAGAACTCGCGGCTCAAGCGCGAGGTCAAGGAGTTGAAGCAGCTCGCGCCGAGCGCCAGCCAGCTGGTCGGCCGCTCGCCCAGCATGAACCAGCTGCGCCAGACCATCGAGCGCGCGGCCAAGGCCAACAGCCGCATCCTGATCGTCGGTCCCGCGGGCGCCGGCAAGGAACTGACGGCGCGCACGTTGCACGCGGCCTCCGGCCGCGCCGACGGCCCCTTCGTCGTCATCAACGCTGCCGCGATCACGCCGGAGCGGATGGAGCATGAGCTGTTCGGCGTCGAGCAGTCCAACGGCGAGCAGCCGCGCAAGCCCGGCGCGCTGGAGGAAGCCCATGGCGGCACGCTGTTCATCGACGAGATCGCGGACATGCCGCGCGAGACCCAGAACAAGATCTTGCGCGTGCTGGTCGAGCAGTCGTTCCAGCGCGTCGGCGGCACCGCCAAGGTGCAGGTCGATGTCCGCATCATCTCCTCGACCGCGCGCAATCTCGAAGAGGAGATCGCGGCCGGCCATTTCCGCGAGGACCTCTATCACCGGCTCTCGGTGGTGCCGATCCGCGTGCCCGCGCTCTCGGAGCGGCGCGAGGACATTCCGGAACTGATCGACTATTTCATGGAGCAGATCTCGGCCGGTAGTGGCCTGCCCAAGCGGCAGATCGGCCAGGACGCGATGGCGGTGCTGCAATCGCATGTCTGGCCGGGCAATGTGCGCCAGCTCCGCAACAACGTTGAACGGGTCATGATTCTCGCCGCGGGCGGCCCGGAGGTGATCATCACCGCCGACATGCTGCCCCAGGACGTCGGCTCGATGGTGCCGGCGATGCCGACCAGCAACAACGGTGAGCACATCATGGGCCTGCCGCTGCGCGAGGCGCGTGAAGTGTTCGAGCGCGACTATTTGATTGCCCAGATCAGCCGTTTTTCAGGAAATATTTCTCGTACGGCCGAGTTTGTTGGCATGGAACGTTCGGCACTACACCGGAAGTTGAAGGCATTGGGTGTTGGTTGAGGCCCGCGCACGCTGCGGGCACCGGCAATACCCGGGAAAAATCATCGATTTCCGTAGTTTTTCGGGCCGATAGTGTGCGCCCTGCCGCGTGAAGCGGCTTGCCTAATAGGTCCGCCTGCCTTCTAATCAACCTGCTGTTCCCTAGAGGGGGATCTCATGAGGGACGGCAACCGGACGAAGGCCCCAAATTTTCAAAACAGGGCCGCGACCGGCGCAATAAAAAGAAACTCAAAGCGAGAAAAAAACAATGGCGGCAGACCGCGCACAAAACCTACAGGACACCTTCCTCAACCACGTTCGCAAAACCAAAACGCCACTGACGATCTTTCTGGTCAACGGAGTGAAGCTCCAGGGCATCGTGACCTGGTTCGACAATTTCTGTTTGCTGCTTCGGCGCGACGGTCACTCGCAGCTCGTCTACAAGCATGCGATCTCGACCATCATGCCGGGCGCTCCGATCCAGCTGTTCGAAGGCGGCGAGGACCAGCCGGCTTGAGAGTGATCTGATTGGAACCCCGGAATTTCGACGGGGATGCCGACCGTCCGCGGCCGGCAGGGGCTAAGCAAACGGGGCGGGTGCTTGTCATCGGCCCCTATTTGCGGGCGCGCGCGGGAAGTGCCGACGCGCAATCGGAAGGTCATGTCCAGCGAGACGCCGAGGCCCGGCTCGACGAAGCCGCGGGCCTTGCGCGTGCGATCGACCTCGTCATTGCCGACGCCATCATCGCGCCCATCAGCCAGATCCGGCCTGCGACCTATATTGGCAAGGGCAAGGTCGAGGAGATCGCCGCACTGGCCAAGTCTCTCGACGTCGAGCTCGTGGTGATGGATTGCGCGCTGGCGCCGATCCAGCAGCGCAATCTCGAGAAGGAATTGCACACCAAGGTGCTCGACCGCACCGGGCTCATCCTCGAAATTTTCGGCCGCCGCGCCAAGACCAAGGAAGGCGCGCTCCAGGTCGAGCTTGCTCATCTCAACTACCAGCGCTCGCGCCTGGTGCGTTCGTGGACCCATCTCGAACGCCAGCGCGGCGGTTTCGGCTTCATGGGCGGTCCCGGCGAGACGCAGATCGAGGCCGACCGCCGCCTGATCCAGGAGCGCATCACCAAGCTCGAGGGCGAGCTGAAGAAAGTACAGGCAACGCGCCGTTTGCATCGCGCCGGCCGCCAGCGCGTGCCGTATCGCGTGGTCGCGCTGGTGGGCTACACCAATGCCGGGAAGTCGACGCTGTTCAACCGCCTGACGCGCGCCGACGTCCAGGCCGCCGACATGCTGTTCGCCACACTCGATCCGACCCTGCGCGCGCTCAACTTGCCGCATGGTGGCAAGGCGATGCTGTCGGACACGGTCGGCTTCATCTCCAATCTGCCGACCCAGCTCGTCGCGGCCTTCCGCGCCACGCTGGAGGAGGTGCTGGAAGCCGATGTCATCCTGCATGTCCGCGACATCTCGCACGAGGACGCCGAGGCCCAGCAGAGCGACGTCGACGCCGTGCTGCGCCAGCTTGGCATCAATCCTGATGATTCAGGCCGCATCATCGAGGTCTGGAACAAGATCGACCGCTACGAGCCTGAAAAGCGGGAAGAGCTTCTGAACATCGCGGCGCGCCGGCCCGAGGACCATCCGGCGATGCTGGTCTCTGCCGTATCAGGCGAGGGCATCGATGCGCTGCTCGCTGCGATCGAAGAGCGCCTTGCCGCCAAACGCACCACGCTCGACCTCTCCATCGACGCCGCCGACGGCGCCGGCATCAGCTGGTTGCATCGCAATGCCGAGGTGCTGGCGAAAGAGCTGCACGACGGACGGTTCGACATGACCGTGCGGGTGGACGAGACCAAGCGGGATATCGTGGTGAACAGGTTCGACGCCGTGCCGCATCTGCCGGCGTGAGCGGCACGGCGTAGCTCGGGATGGAGCGTAGGTTCTCGCCTCTGGACTGACTGCTCGCGGATTTCGGCAGGTCCGGATCAGACGCCGGAACTTATCGTCAACTCGTTCGCGGATTGGCTCCGCCAGCTGATCGCAGCTGAGGAGAAAACAATTAGCAGATAGGCAGCTCAATCGGACAGCTCGAGACACATGAACTGGTTGTGCGGGCTCGCCTGATAGTCGGCGAACGCCTCACAAGAGACGAAGCCTGCGCTGCGATAGAGCGAGACGGCGGGCGCGTGCAGCGGTGCTGTGCCGGTCTCCAGGCTGAGACGCGCGTAGCCGCGTTTGCGGGCTTCGGTAATGATGTGCTGCAGGATCGCGCGGCCAACGCCGGTTCCGCGCGCGGCAGGGGCGGCGCGCATCGATTTCACCTCTGCATGCACGTCGTCCAGTTGCTTGAGAGCGCCAAATCCAGCTAGGGCATCGCCGTGCCAGACGGTCCAGAAAGTGACGGCCGGATCCGAGAGACCACTCGCATCCAATGCCTGCGCGTGCTCGCCCATGACGCTGCGCAACTCTTCCAAATGATGCTTCAACAGATCGGCGACGTGAGGCGCCTTCGGGTCGTCCTGCCTGATGTCCACTGCGTGTCCTTGTATCAGCCGGCGGTCTTCGCCTCGGTCCACAGCGCGTCCATCTCCGCCAGCGAGGCCTGCTCCAGCGTGCGGCCCTGCGCTTGCAGCGTCCGCTCGATATAGGCAAAGCGTCGCTCGAACTTCGCATTGGTCGCGCGCAGCGCGGCTTCCGGATCGGCCTCGACATGGCGGGCGAGGTTAACGAGCGCAAACATGAGGTCGCCGGTCTCTTCGGCGATCTCCTGCTTGTCATTGCGGTCGAGCGCGGCCTCGATCTCGTCGGCTTCCTCGCGGATCTTTTGCAGCACCGCGCGCGGATCGTTCCAGTCGAAGCCGACGGTAGAGGCCTTGCGCTGCAGCTCCATGGCGCGCGTCAGCGCGGGCTGGCCCGCCTTCACGCCCGACAGCAGCGATTTGTGCGGCGGCTCTGCCTCGGGCGGCCGGCGCGCGGCGCGCTCGGCTTTCTCCTCGGCCTTGATGCGGTCCCAGACTTCCTTGACGTGGGAGGAGGCGAGATTGCCGTCCTTGTCCGCAAAGACATGGGGATGCCGCCGGATCATTTTTCGCGTGATGGCTTCGACGACATCTCCAAAAGCGAAAGCGTTTTGCTCCGAAGCCATCTGGGCGTGGAACACCACCTGCAACAGCAGATCGCCGAGCTCTTCGCGGAGATCGTCGAGATCGCCGCGCTCGATGGCGTCGACCACCTCATAGGCCTCCTCGATCGTGTAGGGTGCGATCGTCGCGAAATCCTGCTCGAGGTCCCAGGGGCAGCCGGTCACTGGCGTGCGCAGCGCCGCCATGATCTCGATGAGGCGGGAAATGTCGCGGGAAGGGGTCATTGCGGCCGGTCTCCTGGGTCCCAAACCTTATGCCAAAAGCGGCTGGCCAATCCCAGCCGGGCGCGGCGCAACAGATCGATTTCCACCGATTGGCGGGCGAGGCCTGCAGTGCTAAAGCGCGGCCATGAGTGAAGCATTTTCATCACAAACCGCGCTGGTGCTGTTCTCCGGCGGCCAGGATTCCACCACCTGCCTCACCTGGGCGCTGAGCCGCTTCGCGCGCGTCGAGACCTTGGGCTTCGAGTACGGCCAACGCCACGCCGTCGAGCTCGATTGCCGCCAGCGGCTGTTCGACGGCATCAAAACCTTGCGCTCTGACTGGGCGGCAAAGCTCGGCGAGAGCCACACGCTGTCTATCCCCACGTTGGCCGCGGTGTCGGAGACCGCGCTGACTCGCGATGTCGCGATTGCGATGGGCGCCGACGGGTTGCCGAACACCTTCGTGCCCGGCCGCAATCTGGTGTTCCTGACCTTTGCGGCGGCACTCGCCTATAGGCGTGGCATCACCCACATCGTGGGCGGTATGTGCGAGACCGACTATTCCGGCTATCCAGACTGTCGCGACGAGACCATTCGCGCCATGCAATCAGCACTCTCGCTCGGGATGGCGAGAGAATTCGAGCTGCATACACCGCTGATGTGGATCGACAAGGCCGCGACGTGGAAGCTCGCGCATGACCTCGGCGGCGAGGGACTGGTCGACCTCATTCGCGACCAGTCGCACACCTGCTATCTCGGCGAACGCGGCGCCCGCCATGACTGGGGTTATGGGTGCGGCGAATGCCCGGCGTGCAGCCTGCGGGCGAAGGGGTGGCGGGAGTATGTGGCGGGACGGTAGCGCCACCGTCATTGCGAGGAGCTCAGCGACAAAATTGCGAAGCAATTTTGCGCAGATGCGACGAAGCAATCCAGACTGCTGCCTAGGAACGATTCTGGATTGCTTCGCTACGCTCGCAATGACGGTGTATGCGGCGCCAGCTTACCGAAAATCCTCCGCCTTAAGCTCGATCGGCTTGCCGTGCGGCGTGCGATCAGCGGCATGGTCCCAGGCATCGCGATAGCGATGCAGCGTGTCCATTGAGGCTACGCCCTTGCGCGCGACGAGGCCTTCCAGCGTGGCGAGCCAGTGCAGATAATAGGTCTCGCCCGTATCAGGATCGCCGGCGGCCTGCGCGCGCTTGATCTGGTCGGCGAGTGCGGCGGCCCATTCCGGCCAGGTGAACACGCCGCGATCGTGCAGGCTCAAGGCCATCGCGAAGGCGTGCGCTTCCCAGGGCGCGCGGAACACCGGACCGTCGTCATCGCGCGGGATGCTCGGAATCGCCGCGGTGGCCGCGGCCGCAGCAGCGCTGCTCATCACGCCGGATCCAGGTAAGGCTCGAACGCATCGATCGAGACCTTCAGGGTCGGATCACCGTCCGCACCCCAGAGGTCGCGGCCTTCGAACACCACCGTGTAGAGCCATTGCGGATTCTCGCCGCGCTCCATCGCCGCGGTGTCAGGAAACACGTGGCAGCCGTGGTTCAGCTCGACCACGCCGACATGGCCGCGCACGTAGCGCGGCAGCCGCGTATGCGTGGCCGGGTGAATGTTTTTCGCCCGCACGCGATCGCCGATCTTGAATTTGGCGGGCGCAGGGGCAGGGCGGGCAAACTTGCCGCGCACCATGACGCGCTCGACATTGGCGAGATCGAACTTGCCGTGCTTGAGGGCCTTGCCAGGCTGCATGGCATGACCGGCGGCGACCTCCTCGCGGGTGAGATAGCCCTTGTCGATCAGCATCTCCTCCAGGCCGAGGAACCACTTTTTGTAGTAGGAGCTCGACAGGTAGACGTCCGGCGGCAGCGTCTCGCGATAGTAACGCGAGGTGTCGATGTTGAAGGCGCCGGCCGCGCCCATCGCCCGGACCATTGCCAGGACGCGGGATTCCCACGCCTCGTGAAACATCGGCTCGTTCGGCTCCGGCTCGACCTTGCCGAACCCATCCATGCCGCCCATGTCATGCACGCCGTTCACGACGCCGCTCCGGGCGTTTTGGGGAAACCGGTGCCAATCATGGAGTCGCGCGTGACGAGCTCGGCGAGCTGCTCCTCGCTCCAGCTTTCGGTGCCCGCTGGGCGCATCGGCAGCACCAGGAAGCGCGTCTCGGCGGTCGAGTCCCAGACTCGAATCTCAGTGTCTTTGGGCACACTCACGCCGAAATCGGCGAGCACGCCGCGCGGGTCCTTCACCGCGCGCGAGCGATAGGGCGAGGCCTTGTACCAGACCGGCGGCAATCCCAGCATTTCCCAGGGGTAGCAGGAGCACAGCGTGCACACGACCATGTTGTGACGTTTGGGCGTGTTCTCGACCACGACGAGATGATCGCCCACGCGGCTGACATGGCCGAGCGTGCCGATCGCCTTGCTGCCGTCCTCCAGCAACGCCTTCTTGAAATCAGGATCGACCCAGGCCTTGGCGACGACGCGCGCGCCGTTATGCGGGCCGATCTTGGTTTCATAGGCCTGGATGATGGCGTCGAGCGCGGCCGGCTCGACATAGCCCTTTTCGCTCAGAATTGTCTCGAGCGCGCGCACGCGCAGCTCGGTTTCCGACAATTCCGAATGATCGTGATCGTGATGATGGTGGTCGTGGCTCATGGGCGAAAGATTAAGCGCAATGGTCCTGTCCTGTCGAGCATTCGTTGCGGCGCGCTTGGTCCCATATTCGTGACGCCGTTTACGCGCTACGATCAGGCAAAAATCAGCTTTGGAGATTCCCCATGAAGGACTTCATCAAGATCGAGAGAGGCCTCGGGCCAGAGGGGCGGATCGCCGTGGTGCGGTTCGATCGGCATGACGGCATCAATGCGTTGTCGCCCGAGGCGCTGCGCCAGCTCACCGCGGCGGCGCGCAGCTTCGAGGATGACTCGGCGACATCAGTCGTGGTGCTGACAGGCAATTCGGGTGCCTTCAGCGCCGGATTCGATTTGAAAGACGCCGAAGGACGATCGCGCAAGGAAATGGATCTCGGCACGCTC encodes:
- a CDS encoding two-component system sensor histidine kinase NtrB; amino-acid sequence: MTSAAEHRKPSDSDAILDALPNPVLMIGPDGKIVAANIATEAFFDISTQFLKRQSLKELVPFGSPLLALIDQVRSSNSPVNEYKVDLGTPRMGGDRQVDLHVAPLTERPGHIVVMLQERSIADKMDRQLTHRSAARSVIALAAMLAHEIKNPLSGIRGAAQLLEQQASSEDRMLTRLICDEADRIVTLVDRMEVFGDERPVVRGPVNIHSVLDHVKRLAQSGFARNIRFIEDYDPSLPPVLANQDQLIQVFLNLVKNAAEALIDVPDAEIQLTTAFRPGVRLSVPGQKSRVSLPLEFCVRDNGPGVPDDLLPNLFDPFVTTKQTGSGLGLALVAKIVGDHGGIIECESQPRKTTFRVLMPMYSTSARTADHSSRDGSAGKSSSASQGAK
- the ntrC gene encoding nitrogen regulation protein NR(I), whose product is MPAGSILVADDDTAIRTVLNQALSRAGYEVRLTGNAATLWRWVSQGEGDLVITDVVMPDENAFDLLPRIKKMRPNLPVIVMSAQNTFMTAIRASERGAYEYLPKPFDLKELIAIVGRALAEPKERVATPDEDAEMEAIPLVGRSPAMQEIYRVLARLMQTDLTVMITGESGTGKELVARALHDYGKRRNGPFVAVNMAAIPRDLIESELFGHERGAFTGANTRASGRFEQAEGGTLFLDEIGDMPMEAQTRLLRVLQQGEYTTVGGRTPIKTDVRIVAASNKDLRVLIQQGLFREDLFFRLNVVPLRLPPLRERIEDLPDLIRHFFALAEKDGLPPKKLDALALERLKQHRWPGNVRELENLARRLAALYPQDVITASVIDGELAPPSVSPGAAVQQGVDNLGGAVEAYLSSHFQGFPNGVPPPGLYHRILKEIEVPLLTAALAATRGNQIRAADLLGLNRNTLRKKIRDLDIQVYRSGG
- a CDS encoding sensor histidine kinase; amino-acid sequence: MTSADTSAAAFDTAPEEPRRWSVRRWLGPFAVALALLSALLTFLVLTGLTRIEPTPEVVSSFLAINAGTVLLLIGIIVREVWQMIQARRRGRAAARLHVQIVGLFSIVAVLPAVLVAVVANVTIERGLDRLFSGPTKEVIQNSLIIARAYVQEHAQVIRGDILGMANDVSRAPLLFDQDRQSFLQLLTSSAAARNLPGAMLMGKDANPILSAETGGVPLAFAPPAPEFLQNVNENEPEIAVLPDQNLVAAVIRLRGFTNTFLYVARPLDPRVVAQLRQTELSVAEYAQIESRKLGIQVAFALMFAVIALTILMASVLIGLNFANSLVAPIRRLMNAANTVSTGDLHVQVPVHKSEGDLAQLGETFNKMTQELRSQRDELVNASDLIDSRRRFIEAVLSSASAGIIGVDSSGSVGILNRSAEKLIGHSEAETLGHPLSDVLPELDEMMKTSREGTQRLVQGQITITRDGTERNLSVRVSAEKNQPHDSYIITLDDITELVSAQRTSAWGDVARRIAHEIKNPLTPIQLSAERIRRKFGKDITEAKDKQIFDQCTDTIVRQVDDIRRMVDEFSRFARMPKPVMEGEDVADTVRQAVFLMKVAHPELDIEAEFREDPLRAQFDRRLISQAVTNIVKNATEAIEQVPPEELGKGRIDVVVSREGEDVLIDVIDNGIGLPKVARSRLLEPYVTTRAKGTGLGLAIVGRVLEDHGGRIELKDASDFREGQRGAWMRMRFAISGQAKKADGAGQGPVVTAQETKEPAAETKEPAEQTNDSPKIEASTGS
- a CDS encoding sigma-54-dependent transcriptional regulator yields the protein MASEILIVDDEADIRDLVAGILEDEGFVTRTARDSDSALAEIANRRPHLVFLDIWLQGSKLDGLQLLEQVKKDNADLPVVMISGHGNIETAVAAIKRGAYDFIEKPFKADRLILVATRALENSRLKREVKELKQLAPSASQLVGRSPSMNQLRQTIERAAKANSRILIVGPAGAGKELTARTLHAASGRADGPFVVINAAAITPERMEHELFGVEQSNGEQPRKPGALEEAHGGTLFIDEIADMPRETQNKILRVLVEQSFQRVGGTAKVQVDVRIISSTARNLEEEIAAGHFREDLYHRLSVVPIRVPALSERREDIPELIDYFMEQISAGSGLPKRQIGQDAMAVLQSHVWPGNVRQLRNNVERVMILAAGGPEVIITADMLPQDVGSMVPAMPTSNNGEHIMGLPLREAREVFERDYLIAQISRFSGNISRTAEFVGMERSALHRKLKALGVG
- the hfq gene encoding RNA chaperone Hfq — translated: MAADRAQNLQDTFLNHVRKTKTPLTIFLVNGVKLQGIVTWFDNFCLLLRRDGHSQLVYKHAISTIMPGAPIQLFEGGEDQPA
- the hflX gene encoding GTPase HflX, whose translation is MEPRNFDGDADRPRPAGAKQTGRVLVIGPYLRARAGSADAQSEGHVQRDAEARLDEAAGLARAIDLVIADAIIAPISQIRPATYIGKGKVEEIAALAKSLDVELVVMDCALAPIQQRNLEKELHTKVLDRTGLILEIFGRRAKTKEGALQVELAHLNYQRSRLVRSWTHLERQRGGFGFMGGPGETQIEADRRLIQERITKLEGELKKVQATRRLHRAGRQRVPYRVVALVGYTNAGKSTLFNRLTRADVQAADMLFATLDPTLRALNLPHGGKAMLSDTVGFISNLPTQLVAAFRATLEEVLEADVILHVRDISHEDAEAQQSDVDAVLRQLGINPDDSGRIIEVWNKIDRYEPEKREELLNIAARRPEDHPAMLVSAVSGEGIDALLAAIEERLAAKRTTLDLSIDAADGAGISWLHRNAEVLAKELHDGRFDMTVRVDETKRDIVVNRFDAVPHLPA
- a CDS encoding GNAT family N-acetyltransferase; amino-acid sequence: MDIRQDDPKAPHVADLLKHHLEELRSVMGEHAQALDASGLSDPAVTFWTVWHGDALAGFGALKQLDDVHAEVKSMRAAPAARGTGVGRAILQHIITEARKRGYARLSLETGTAPLHAPAVSLYRSAGFVSCEAFADYQASPHNQFMCLELSD